A segment of the Rhizoctonia solani chromosome 12, complete sequence genome:
catttctcattttctcctctcACACACTATATCTAGCTTTGAAACTCCACTATACGGGTAATCaaaccccctctttccatttatggtagtcttgacttccaaaaatggaaggtgcatgctctgtttggctattagtacacaaatttcattgatgttttcaaattgccatgatatgtatatggatcgacgcagaatcacgtggtttattagtggaatttcattttcaCAGTCGCTTAGCTAATAGATCCGTGCGCATAACGGCAGTTTTATGCAAAATATTGAAGACATGAATTCTAACAAATGATTTCAAATTGGCTTAGTAGGTGTGTGGATCAATgcggaatcacgtggtttaaTAGTGAAATTCTGTTTTCAGGGCAGGTTATCTATCAGGTTTGGGCGGAAAAATGCGATTTGATTTAAGGTTCTGCTCAAACcccccttgagccagacccctataGTAGGTGATGCCACAACCTTTGGCCAGGGCTAGCTTCATTTCCTTTTCAGGTTGCACTCCTGAGTTGCTTCCCTCTGCACAATCTCAGCAAGCATGTGTTGAGTATCAGTTCATTTTCACACCTGGAGGGGACAAATATTGGAGCAGCCTTGAGAGTATGACAATTGTATGTTTGTTTAATTTGTCTGGTCATGGTGCTACTACATCAGGGTTTCTTTGTTCTAGTGGGTTCTTAAGGTTCTTGTCCCTTACATCAAGCATGAACAAAAGCACTTGGGACTGCCTCACACACAACAGGCAAtctgtcacaaccaagaatgaaatgattgctgtgagatatttgagacaattcacacagatgagagagtggaaaattgacaaggtgaattgttcttggggtgtccaagccaattcacagtcttcttttataacaaagtgaaaaggggtagatacaaggagaagggatgGTGTCCGGACcgcacaacttggaagcaagatagagcatatggctcagaagctctacacattgaactGGGCTagtgcgcagcaagataagcgagatagaagcacttagagtggaATAAGTCcagactaagtgcaagaagggaacaaggaagagggaagaacataaacagggaagataggaactatgcaaacagatgagatagatacagatgagttccccagagaaatacactggggggaggaaagaagtgacagtcaacacataatcatgtcaggaggtaaggctcatgacattgccccccctcaAAAGCCCTTAGGCAGTGACAAAGGGCTGCTTACATCCATTCAGAACAATCAATGGCAAGTAACTCCTCAAAATTAAACAGTTCCTCATTCTCCCTGCCTTCAAATGTTTCCACATTCCTTCTTATCTCCTCATTGCCCCATCCTAGGTAGCTCTGAGGTTCCTGTTGTGTTTCTCTCACTGGAGACGAGTATCCTGGGGTCCAGCGAGTGTCTAGCGTGCTGGAGAACAGGGGGAAGGGCAAGGGTGCTGGTGCATGCGCCTCTGTTGGCCTGGGAGTGTCTGGGCGTGCTGGAGGGGTCACTGGTATTGCTGGCCTGCTTGTGTAGGCCGGTGGGTCTGCTGGGTAGAGCAGAATGAGGTTCTGCATTGCCTGAGTTAGCTCTCTTGCAGATGGAGGTGTGGAGACTGTGGGGGGTGGCATAGCAAACCCATGGCGATGCCATTATGCCAGATCCCTGAAAGCACCTGGATGGGAGGCAATGAAGTGCCACCAGTGGTATACTTGCTTCCCATACAGTGTATCTGGTCCTTCTTCTCCCCTGGGGTCAAGTCAATAGAGGAATCCCCACTTGGGGTGCTTGTACACGTTGCGCTTGAAGAACCTGACCTTGTTGCGACTGCTGGCGCTCATCAGAGTGTGAATGATGTTGGCAGAGCTGACTAGGTGTGCTCTCATCTCCTCtgtgtcatgagccttacctcctgacatgattatgtgtTGCCTGTCACTTCTTTCCTCCCCCCAGCGTATTTCtctggggaactcatctgtatctatctcatctgtttgcatagttcctatcttccctgtttatgttcttccctcttcttTGTTCCCTTTTTGCACTTAGTCCGGACTTATtccactctaagtgcttctatctcgcttatcttgctgcgcactAGCCCagttcaatgtgtagagcttctgagccatatgctctatcttgcttccaagttgtgcgGCCCAGACACcgtcccttctccttgtatctaccccttttcactttgttataaaagaagactgtgaattggcttggacaccccaagaacaattcaccttgtcaattttccactctctcatctatgtgaattgtctcaaaTATCTCCCAGCAGtcatttcattcttggttgtgacattttgaattgttctttcctGGCTGTAGCCAATCTATCAACCTGGACATCACTCAGGtcctcatccccaccttTGCTTCTTACAGTTCTCCTTTCCCTTGCCACGGAGCGCACTGGGTTATTGCACATTGCCAACTAGGCTATCCTCACATTGATTCAGAAAAACCTGAGCTCTTTTACCTCAATACACCCCTCAGATTGCATGTAATTTGCATCAGATGCTATGGCAGACACCAGATCACGCAAATCATCAATGGCCTCACTTGCATCAAGGCAGGCATCCCCTCTTATCACTCCAGCCACACTAGAAGGACCTTCCAATGCACCTAAAAGTCGCACAAGAGTTGAACTCCGTCCAGATATCCTCTAGCAGCAAGAGGATGCTACAAAACTCAATCACCTGCACAGATATCTCATAGGCAACGATGCCAGCAGCAGATCTCAACCCCCAGCACTCCACAGACTACTGGAAAAGAACACAGGGCATCTTATCAGCCATCTGGACGCTTGGAAACAAACCATGTTGCAGGATGTGACACAAGCAGTAGAGAGCGCAATTCAGCGCCTGCTGACTGTCCCCAGCAACACAGATCCACACACACCTCCTAGAAGAGTCTTCACAGTCATAGACAACACCCCGGATTTCTTTATTAATTTCTATGGACCACCACCAAGGCCCCTTCTGGCTCAGGCAgctcaggcaacaaggacttGTTAGTCCCTATCAAGGATGAACCTGACCCAAAAGGAAAAAGGGTCAAACTGGAGTCACCAGAACCACCTAAAGCAACCCCAAACACCTCCTGGGCAATCCCACACACTCAGGAACATCTTGACCCCAACCCAGAGCAGCTCTTCAACAGGCCAACACCTGTAGATCTCCCAAGCACATCtcaagcagcaacaagtaGTCCCCTAAGCAAAGGATATCTATCAGCGCAACCAGGAGAAAcagatgaagaaaaggaggcaagaacGCTACACAACATTGCTACCATCATGGGCAGAGCCTTATCTGTCCCACTTCAGAGCACCTTCAGGGGACTGTCCCAAACTCCTGGCCCAGCCCAAGTCAAATCAAAAatccctgctcctgagaagtaCAATGGAAAGAAGGGCCCTGCAGCCAAATCATTTATCCTGGATTGCCAAACCTACTTCCTTAGCAATGCTTCCTCATTTCCTTCTGATCACAGTCAAATCTCCTTTCTTCTCATGAACCTAAAGGAtggacaacccaagaagtAGGGACAGATCTATTTAGAGAAGCTGCTGAATGGGGATGACAAGCCAACCTTGGAATTCTGGAATACATTTGAAGCAGCATTCTTGCGCAACTGGAGCAATCCAGCAGTGGCAcaaattgcagaacaacACCTGCGCAAACTCAAGCAGCTGAAATCAGCAAGCAATTATGCCACAGAGTTTAGAATCATAGCCAGCCAACTGGAATGTTTACACCCCGCCCCCATTGCCTCCTTCCACCAGGGACTCAAGGCAGAACTCAGAAGCAAGCTAATTGAATACACCCTGCACAAGAACATCACTGCACTGGACAAGTTTATCTCCACTGCCTGTCTAACTAATTGATGACACGCTGTTTGAAGCGCACAAGGAGCTAAGAAAAgatagcaacagcagcactAGCTCACCACAACGCCCTGCTCAAGGGCGCTCAAGCAATTTGGTTTCCAAGAAGGTTCAGGAAGCAAGAGGAAGCGCTggagaatgttccaagtgtGGGGAGAAGTCTCACAAATGGGAGGACTGCAAAAATGGATAGCGCCTGAAAACAATAGAACGCTCTAAGCCTGAATCAGAAAAGGCtgcagaagtagaagagctGGAATTGCTTCCCCAAGCGGGAAAAGTCTAAGGAAGTCTTGCCCTGTGTCTAGGCTTCCTGAATCTCCCCCAATTTCTATAGAACCTATGTTTTGTGCAGCCCTGCAACCCAATAAATCACCACTGCTCAATCAGACCCTAAATCCATGCCCCACAGCATTGCACAAAAGTTCAAGGACTATACAATTCAGGAGGGTCTACTTttgtatcaaggaagaataGTTGCGCCAGATGAACCTGAGATCAGACAGCAGCTCTTATCTCACTTCCATGATTCCCCTGTTTCTGGTCACCAAGGAAGAGCACAAACTCTGGAGTTAACCAGTCgtcactactactggccagcaATGAAATTCCAAGTCAATTGCTATGTGGAGCCTTGTGAAatctgccaaagaagcaagggCCATGTACACAACTATGCTCTCAACCCGCTTTCTGTGTCCCTGCAGCcccctgggaagacatctcacatgatttcattgtcaagtttccCAAGTGTAAGGGATATGACCGCATCCTGGTGGTTGTAGACCGCTTctcaaagatgatgcacctgatTCCCTGCAAAGAAACTGCTACTGCTGAGGATGTAGCTCAGATGTTCTTGgagcatgtctggaagctacatgggACTCCCAAGCGCACTGTGTCAGACAGAGGGACtacattcaactccaagttccTCAAGGCACTCTACAAATCTCTGCAAATCATTCCTAGTTTCTCTACTGCTTATCACCCACAATCTGATGGGCAACCTGAAATCAAGAACCAATGGCTATAGGCTTACCTACATCCCTTCATTAATCATAGACAGTCTGATTGGGTTAATTGGCTCCCAttggctgaatttgctcaTAACAATGCCAGAAGCAAAGCAACAGGGAAATTGCCTTTTGAGATTGTGTATGGCTGTTCTCCTGTCATTTCACTGCTCCTGGAACCCACTGGATTGCCTATTGCTGATGATAGAGCCAAGCAACTAGCTGAGACTATTCAGGAAGTAcaggcatcaatcaaatgggctcagGAGCGCTACAAACAGGCAGACAAAGGGAAACCACCTCCTGAGTTTCAACCAGGAGACAAAGTTTGGCTTCTGGCTTCCAATATCATGTTGCAGCGCCCCAACAAAAAGCTAGACCATAAGCAGTATGGCCTTTTCCCTGTCATGGAAAGAGTGGGCTCTCACGCCTATTGCCTGGCTCTCCCTGAGAAcatgaagatccatgatgtgttccATGTCAGCTTATTGTCTGCTTTCAAACAAGACACACAGTTTGATTGCACATTCATTCCTCCGCCGCCTGTAATCACaacagaaggagaagaagagtacaaagtagacaaatttgtagattgggcagcagaagacagaatctggaagtacagggtcaaatggaagggatatgcgCCCCATGaggacacatgggaaccagccaaAGATCCACAGCATTGCAAGGATGAATTGCGCAACTTCTTTGCTAATTATCCGGATGCCCTGGCTGCCAACAACCCCATGCCTGCAAATGCGTGCAAAGTTAAAAGAGGCAAGATGGTCAAACAACTCAGCAAGTCAAAAAAAACTGCCCGCTTTGTCACTTTATAAGCTCTCACTGCCAAAACTTGCCCTGCTAACTTCTTGCACTCCCCACTATCCCAGCATGCCCATTTTCAGCTCCATCAATGCCTTGGCCTACAATCCTTGCCTCAACATTGATTGCTACATCATGAACGGCCCAGagtgtcacaaccaagaatgaaatgattgctgtgagatatttgagacaattcacacagatgagagagtggaaaattgacaaggtgaattgttcttggggtttccaagccaattcacagtcttcttttataacaaagtgaaaaggggtagatacaaggagaagggacgGTGTCTGGGCcgcacaacttggaagcaagatagagcatatggctcagaagctctacacattgaactGGGCTagtgcgcagcaagataagcaagatagaagcacttagagcggAATAAGTCCgaactaagtgcaagaagggagcaaggaagagggaagaacataaacagggaagataggaactatgcaaacagatgagatagatacagatgagttccccagaGAAATACGCTGGGGGGAGGAAAgaagtgacagtcaacacataatcatgtcaggaggtaaggctcatgacacaaatgcagccaaaaggggcatgggatcaagcaatgtcccaatggttggaaggccaCAATCAAAGAAGTAGTCAAGGCAGCAGAGGAGAGTTTGGAAAAAGAATGAGACCAAGGACTACcatcaagcccttggtccaACCTATAGATGTGCACATAAAGTAGGCAACAACCAAACTCAACAAACACCACCCAGGGTGGCAATCAAGGGTCTTGTTGTGGGTTGTTTGAGCACAAAAATGAATGTAGGTCCCAAATGGCATTGAATATAATTTGGAGGCTAACATATTGTAGAGAATGTATAATGGAGCGATAGGAATACATAAAAATAACCATAAATTACACGCATGGAGGCAAGATTCCAATATACACCATACAGGGGGTGACAGCAGTCTGACAGCTGGTATTGGGACCAACCAGCAACAGCGGTTTGGGGACCTTGGGTTGCAATACAGCAGTCCAGCATGCTCATTGGCCAACAAGATTGTTGAATGCAACATTGTCCAAGGTGCCACAGACAGAATCCCTGGTATGcactgcatatatccatatatgCTTCCATATCCTTACACATTTGTTCCCTATTTCCCTGTTTTTTGCCTGTATACTCCCCTGTGACTTGCATTCCACATGGACTCAAAGGTTCTGTGGCCAGAAGAGAGTTCTGTACTTAGTCTATATAGTAGCAATGCTGATAGTTTGCTTTTGCACTGTTACCTCACTTGTTCCCTTCATTTAAAACTGTTTACTTTTTCACATGTGTGCTGTTTGTCTGTTGAGAATGCTGCAAAGGAGAAAAGCCAATATTCAATGCTCACACAACTTTTCATTGATAGGGGTCAGTTGTATTATATTTCCATTACTTTGTGCACATGCTGATTGCAAGTAGGGGGCAGCACCACAGGTATTGGAGGAGGAATCACATGCTGACAAGAGGAGCAACAACCCAGTTGCTTTGTCAAGCCAATTTACACCACATGACAAGATACCTCCCAATTATACACATTCACAATTGCACTGTGCCTCCAAGAGTCCAGATAAGTTGGCAGGAAACCTTGATGCTCTTACGCTTGAGGTTCCACAGCTAGATGACAATGTTGTACTTGAGGACCCACCCAACAATGAGGAAGACCCCACAGACAATTGGAATCTCCCCAGTCTTGCAGATCCTGAGAACAACCAGAACCCCAACCTACCTCCTCCCAAAGGGCCCAAGTTTGATGAGGATTCAAGCAGAAAGGGTAATTAACTTATATTAGCGGCATAATCTTGAGTTTACTAACTGTTCTCAAGGTGAACCAACCAATCAAGGGCAGATTTCACTCAAGAAGGCTAAGGGATGGTTGAGGAACTACAAGAATTCATTGAGTTGTCCTTCTATGGACATGGAAAGATGCATGTATGTAGCCTTGGCAATGTGGTACTCACCCAACTATGGTTCATGGCTGGAACGCTAAATTTAATGGTTGAGATGGAAATGAAGCTCATTGTGGTGTCCAAAATGGCTGCATTTGTACTTTGTTGAGGGAAGTGGTTGGCGCAACAGGTTTGAGTGTGGATTTGGGCCTTTGAAGGAGAAGGAAAGTTGCCAACAAATGTGTATGGCACTTGGAACAGGACTGTAATGGAGGATGAAGATTTATCAGCAGCAATACAACTCTGGCTGTGAGACCAGGGAAAATACATACAGGCTTGGGATGTTATCAACTTTTTTGGCACAGAGGCAGTAATACAATTCAAATCAATTATTGATGCACCCCCATCACTTTGTACTGCCCAACAATGGATGCATTGGGTGGGATATACCTGGATGAAAGAGCACCAAAATGTATTTGCAGATGGGCACAAACAAGATGATGTGAAAAATTAACAAACAAACTATTATGTCCCCAAGTGGACCAAGCTTGAATGGCAAATGCAGAGCTGGGACTCTGAGGGAATAGAAATACCACCAGAATTTGATGAGGGAGAAACTCATCCTCTGCCTGCTTTTCTGCGTTGGCCACAAGACCCAGACCAGTgaggttggggaaccccTGCAGCTGCAAAGCAGCAAGGGTGGACTGGGGGCGCCCTACCACAAGTCTGGCTTGCCCCCAGAACAACCTGTGGGGTTCAAAGAAGCGTGTGGGACAGCCAGACAAGCAGAGAGGGGTGCCAAAGGGACGCCAAGGAAGCTGGGCCAACTTGACAGATGACAAGGCCACCCCCAAAGCGCAGGGTTGTGAACATAGGGCACAACCCAAGTGGTTGCAACAGGGCTCTGAATGGCAAGGTGGTCCTGATGCAGTTGATCCCTCAATGACTAACTTAAATCCCTTGTAAAATTAGAAAATGAATTGATAATCATGGGTACAGTGAACCAGGATAggataagataagataagatgagatgagatgagatgagatgagatgagatgagatgagatgagatgagagatgagatgagatgagataagataagataagatgAGATAAGAGATGAGAACAACAGGGGGTTCAGTAGCAGGACAATGGGGATCTAAAAAGAGAAGCCCCAAAAGAGAAGCCAGGACCCTTAAAAGAGAAGCCCAAATGGCTGAGAGAAAGTCAAGGACCCTCAAAAGAGGAAGATCAAGGACAATTAGAGAGGGCAAACAGGTATGCAAACCCTGTTTGACAAAAATTGGATTTATATACCAGATGAGTATAAGGCAGCACAGGCAACATAAGGCAACACGTGCATGGACAGGAGAGAATACAacatcagaatatatgctgaGTTGGTGCAAATGGTGGCATGCATGCCAACCATCCATAGGTCAAATGACTGGTGCAACTCCCCTCCCCTCTCCAACAGATATGCCTCTACCCCCCCAAGAAAACCCCCAGGTTATACACCTGTAGAAAGGCTCCGTGAGAGCCAGTAGACAACACACATGGGCGTGCTGCAGCGCTTGGGATGTGCAAGGCCAGACACTGGAGAGGATTGGGTGCAAGTTGGTGTCCTTCCCCCCTGGAAGAATAGACACATCTCAACCCCCCAACAGCACTCCAAGTCAGGAGACTCATGCATAGAGGTCTGTAGGAACAACATGAAGCAGTTATCATGTGACTTGCTACATGCTCCAGCTAAGTCGCTGTTTTGTGACTCTGCAGGCTTTGTTGCAAAATGTCCCTGTGTTGTAGTAGTCTGGTTTCACAACAAATCTACATTCTATGCGCATGACCAACAGCTTACTTGATGGATTCATGAGAGCAAAAAGGCTGGGATAAACCAGAAGGGCAAGAGTGTATTGTTAATGGTTGCAGACTTTGTCTCTGCTGACTACAGGTGGCTGCAATCAAGACCAGACCCTCCCAGCGCAACACCAACTGCACCAGATGAAAGCGCTGCTGGAGAAGAAAATTTGGAGTGAGTATTGTGTATGAGGTTCAAGTGCTTTCTCTCACCTAAACTAGCAATGCACAGGTTGTATTTTGTGCAGGAAATTAGTGTGATGGCTGGTTTGGGACAACTCATGTTGTCAAACAACTATTGCATGCAATGTTGATTGTCAAAAAGCACTACCCAAACAAGGATTATGTCTTCATCTTTGACAATGCAACTATTCATACAAAGTTACCAGAAAGCACTCCCAACGTCAATAAAATGATGCTTGGTCCATTGCAGAAGGTGGGAGGAGAGGAAGAGAGGGCCTCAAGTGAAAAGGTCAAAATCAGTTATGCACCTGCAATCCTGCCAGACAGAACAACACAGCAGCTATACCACCCCTTGGACCATCCAAACAAAAAGCTCCAAGGCACATTTAAAGGTATGGTGTCAATCTTAGAGGAGTGGGGAGTCCCCAACACTTGAAAACTCAAGCTTGTATGCATGTCAACTGACAAGCAGAAGCATGGGTGTCTGCCTGGTGCAACCAACTGCTGTGCTTGCTGTACAATGATGAACCAGCCCAATACTCTTGCCCAGAAATCAATTCTTCAAACTCTAGCCATGGCCAAAGGATTCTTGGTAATGTACCTTCCAAAATACCACTGCAAACTGAATCTGATCAAACAATACTGGGGTGTCACCAAACGTGTGTATCAAGACTTCCCCCCATCAAGCACCAAGGCTGATCTCAGACAAAACATGCTCAAAGCTCTAGATTTGGTGAGGTTGGTATCAATTAGACAGTGTGTACATTTGTAGCTAAATAGCTTTTGTTTCTATCTAAATACACTCATGATTTGCTGCCTGCTCCCAGCAATTTGTTCACAAATATGGCCGCAGTCTCTCAGGTAACAAGGCTGTCTGGGCTGCAAAGAGATATTGTGGCCACAGGATCATCCCAGCTGCAATATTGGAGAGTATGGACAAGCTGGATTGAGCATGTAGCCATTTCAGTTGCAACATACATGGCTAGTTTGGGAGCCATACCAAGTTGGGCCCTGAACCACTGTTGCTGGTTGGTCCCAATGCTGGCTGTCAGACTGCTGTCACCCCCTGTATGGTGTATATTGGAATCTTGCCTCCACACATGTAATTTATGGTTATTTTTATGTATTCTTATCATTCTATTATACATTCTCTACAATATGTTGGGCTCCAAATTCCAATATTCAATGCCATTTGGGACCTACATGCATTTTTGTGCTCAAACAACCCACAACAAGACCCTTGATTGCCACCCTGGGTGGCGTTTGTTGAGTTTGGTTGTTGCCTACTTTACCTGTATctagttttgaatttgtcTCTTTTGAGATCTAGTCATGCATGGCTACCCAATGGACCCACTAAAAaccctgattgattcaggagccactttgaactttatctccccctccatagtagaaaaatataaaattccaaaaaccctactcaaaaatctGCAggtagtgagaatgctagacaatacaatttcccagactggttgcatttgacACCAGGCTCAACTTGCAGTCTTGGCCAACAGCAACTCACACCACATTCCTTTCTTAGTTTGTCCCATTGGGAACACTCCAGCAATTTTAGGCATGACCTGGTTAACAGCAGAAGTGCCCCTCATAGATTGGCAGCAAGGATCAATCACCTTCCCCAAACAGATCCAGATTActtccaaggaagaagctgatttGGACCCTCTCTCAGACCTACCTCACCAGTACCACAAGTTCTCCAGGGtttttggggaagaagaattcaaggtcttGCCACCCCACAGAGAGTACCACATAGCTATAGATCCCTTACCCAATGCAAAGCTCTCCCCTGGTCCTATCTATGGCATGATGgatgcagaatccaaagCACTCCAGCAACATACAGAGGAAGAACTGGCCACAGGCAAAATTAGGCCCAGTACTTCATCTGCAGGAGCTCCAGTCATGCTTGTgaagaaggcagatggttccCTGCAATTAGCAGTTGATtatacactgagcagcaaaagtattgcaggtcaggagaggtcaaaagtttatctccattgctgaacAGCCAATTGGtaaatcccatccaaattatactgacacatgtggccattgtaacactatgctttAGCCcaaaatcttacaaatccatcaaaaACTAAGCTCataaccccacttttgctgtaactcaacctgcaaaacttttgcccattgtgttgagcatcttacaaatctgcacataactgattatgcagttcagtataagttctggttttttgcacacacattcccAGTTATATgagccattgctggacagagtatcagcttgttccacccattagggactgtgtaacagaactgtcttctcagggccaataaaagaaactcaaaattgcagttgcattgaactcaagccactgtgtgggctggaaatgctttggggtatttcaGGTGACTGCCggtacccagtgaaacagcttccatgaccttcccatacctgggactggcaatataagagattgcagcaggttaggctgtatgagctgaaaattgaaatgccactcataagctggaatccaagccaaatgatgtagaacttctagcagtagtagacacaggtcaagggtatgctgagaccagttatctatggcagTGGTGATAAgtacacaaagatagcatgcagtatacacagagattgcagccaatggatggagtctcaaattgaacttgttctaactctgtgattgacAATCAGGAAACAACCAATTTTCCATCATAAGGTCTGTCTTAGAGGAACCTTCTActgtatgagtttcaacctcttccaattgacaatcacagagttagaacaagttcaatttgagactccatccattggctgcaatctctgtgtatactgcatgctatctttgtgtacTTATCACCActgccatagataactggtctcagcatacccttgacctgtgtctactactgctagaagttctacatcatttggcttggattccagcttatgagtggcatttcaattttcagctcatacagcctaacctgctgcaatctcttatattgccagtcccaggtatgggaaggtcatggaagctgtttcactgggtaccGGCAGTCACCtgaaataccccaaagcatttccagcccacacagtggcttgagttcaatgcaactgcaattttgagtttcttttattggccctgagaagacagttctgttacacagtccctaatgggtggaacaagctgatactctgtccagcaatggctcATATAACTgggaatgtgtgtgcaaaaaaccagaacttatactgaactgcataatcagttatgtgcagatttgtaagatgctcaacacaatgggcaaaagttttgcaggttgagttacagcaaaagtggggttatGAGCTTAGTttttgatggatttgtaagattttgGGCTaaagcatagtgttacaatggccacatgtgtcagtataatttggatgggatttaCCAATTGGCTgttcagcaatggagataaacttttgacctctcctgacctgcaatacttttgctgctcagtgtatggatatgacatttctcctataatctgtacttattttatttattacacaagtaatactacagtaaatgaatgagatatagatgcaaactaaggttttcaaggtccctccatccaattgcaaccttcacagaacctacaaacctcacaaatacccttaatatgcaaaatgtttgcatatatgctgttttctcactcatttaaatatatatgaattcagctgagtagataaatagtaacaagtaatatttctcttgtttgtagtatttattattcaagattctatcttgtggctacacacagaaatattc
Coding sequences within it:
- a CDS encoding Retrotransposon-derived protein PEG10, whose product is MLQDVTQAVESAIQRLLTVPSNTDPHTPPRRAPSGSGSSGNKDLLVPIKDEPDPKGKRVKLESPEPPKATPNTSWAIPHTQEHLDPNPEQLFNRPTPVDLPSTSQAATSSPLSKGYLSAQPGETDEEKEARTLHNIATIMGRALSVPLQSTFRGLSQTPGPAQVKSKIPAPEKYNGKKGPAAKSFILDCQTYFLSNASSFPSDHSQISFLLMNLKDGQPKK
- a CDS encoding Retrotransposable element Tf2 protein; the encoded protein is MPHSIAQKFKDYTIQEGLLLYQGRIVAPDEPEIRQQLLSHFHDSPVSGHQGRAQTLELTSRHYYWPAMKFQVNCYVEPSPWEDISHDFIVKFPKCKGYDRILVVVDRFSKMMHLIPCKETATAEDVAQMFLEHVWKLHGTPKRTVSDRGTTFNSKQSDWVNWLPLAEFAHNNARSKATGKLPFEIVYGCSPVISLLLEPTGLPIADDRAKQLAETIQEVQASIKWAQERYKQADKGKPPPEFQPGDKVWLLASNIMLQRPNKKLDHKQYGLFPVMERVGSHAYCLALPENMKIHDVFHVSLLSAFKQDTQFDCTFIPPPPVITTEGEEEYKVDKFVDWAAEDRIWKYRVKWKGYAPHEDTWEPAKDPQHCKDELRNFFANYPDALAANNPMPANACKVKRGKMVKQLSKSKKTARFVTL
- a CDS encoding Retrotransposable element Tf2 protein, with product MLIVKKHYPNKDYVFIFDNATIHTKLPESTPNVNKMMLGPLQKVGGEEERASSEKVKISYAPAILPDRTTQQLYHPLDHPNKKLQGTFKVCPIGNTPAILGMTWLTAEVPLIDWQQGSITFPKQIQITSKEEADLDPLSDLPHQYHKFSRVFGEEEFKVLPPHREYHIAIDPLPNAKLSPGPIYGMMDAESKALQQHTEEELATGKIRPSTSSAGAPVMLVKKADGSLQLAVDYTLSSKSIAGQERSKVYLHC